The genomic stretch AAACGTGGTTATAGAGGGAGATCATAAGATGTAAGTTTAACATTTCCTACTATATCCAAAACCAATTACAAAATAACTTCAATATACATcaatatattataagatatttttcatatattttcaCCCCCTCCCCTCTTTAAACTAAAACTTTAGGCTAGTTACAAATGTACttgtaaaaatgaaaaataacacCGCCAAAAAGACTTAAGGATGTTGGAGACATTGGAGGTGAGCATTGCTGCAATGACAACTCAGCAGAATGGTTGGAATGATTGTCAACATAAAGAGCTAGTCGGAATGTCGTGTGACTAAGGAAGAGACTTGCTGAAATGATCATTCGCAGAAATTTCCCAACAAGCAAATTATACACAACTAAAATTGCTCCATATTCATGAAGAACAATATGCGGAAGATTTTAATCACTAGAGAACTCACAAGACCCAAAAAATTGAGAATGAAACTAATGCTAATCAGAAACACAGCCATGGAGAATTCATAAAATCATCTGTGGGATAGGAGAAATTAGCAATGTATGATTCACAATGACAGGCTGGAACGAATCACAATCACAGCTAATACATTATTGTATGACTCATTGGTGATTAAAAAGACACTAAAGATTGTCGATGAAAAGAGAAATAGTTGAGAACATAAAAGATGGGGCAATACAAGACAAATGGGGCCATATTTCATATGGGATAGCTGGGACCAAACTACATGTACAAGTCCAAGGTCCAAACAACATCTGGTACAGCCAGAAGCCCAGAACCAAACTTCATGTCGGATAGTTGGAGGTTGTTAGAAGGAGGACATGAAAATATGACAGATGATGCAAGATTTATGGGACAGCTTGAAAAAGTGACGTGCAAAAAGAGAATCTAAAAGAGAAAGCATGGTCACTTGGACTATAAGCAAAAAATCATGGAAATAGATAACGCCATTGTCAAAATAAAGCTTCAGATTTTAAGATTTCTATGGCAAAATAATGACACGACAGGTCATGGAGGACAGAACTGCTGTGAAATCATGCTGAAGTTATTGGGTTAGTTTTAGTTCTAGTTAAATAAGGAAATAAACTATGATATATTAGGAAATCTGGAAATAATCCTAAGGCATAATATAAGTTACTTTAAATTACTCTCTAGATATAATCAAGATATTATAATAtgcttttcatattttcaaatacGAACAGGAACAACTATGACACTTTTACACTGTTTCATACAAATTCAACTTGAGGTACCTTTTAAACTTATCAACCCAAATAGAATGAGGAATGTATAAAGAGAAATTTTCACACAATATTCTTGTCCTGGTACCCTCAACTAAAGAGCACCAGCATACATCATTAAGGAGGACAGAAATCAAACAAGCGAAGTTAATCCCCAATTGAAAATTATGAAGCAATTGGTTGCAGATGATTTAGAAAATATGGATGGAAgagcacaacaaaaacaaaaccgAAAGAACAAAAGAAATGCAGAAACTAACGAAATAGAAAAATCTAAAAAGATTAGGATTTCTTGGCCTCCTCAGGACCATAAAACTATACAAACAAGGCGATTGTTAGAACCAGCCTAATTGGAGCTGACAGAGAGATAAAATGACAGACATACAGATAAAATGGAGACACATGAAACGAAAAGATTTCAACATAATTGTTTTAAGAGAACTGGGAATTATTATATAATTCTTATATTAAatttacaaaattatattttttactaCAACGTAAAAGATTAGGATGATAAAGACACCTTGGATTATGGTTTCAAGGAATTGCTCATCCTTCAAAACTTCCTTCCCTGCAAGATGAATACAACAATCTaccaaattaaatataaaatttaataattcttCCAACAACGAAGATATGTTGACTGGCAAGAAGACAATGTTATGATGGAAATGTTCATGTCTAGAACTTTTGTTCTCTATACACCAGCAGTGAAAATTGATATTTTACATATGCAACCTTGTTCCATATATTTTATTGATAAGTATGTCTTTGCAAATAATGTTAAAAAGTGAGATGAAAAACAGCTAAGTTAGATTTGTTATTTGTAATCATCTTAATTTGGTCAAGTTTATTTTCCCACATGTGTTATTTCCCAAAAAAATTTCTGTTCAATGAAGTTCttgaaagaagcaaaaaaaaaagaaaaagacaacATAACCCTGTACCTCAATTAGTGTCATGCTTCAACTAGAAAATACTCATCTATTCCGACATAAATTTTCTGTATAAGATACCCCGACTATAAACAAACCTTTCATGGCATAACTACGTTTTGAGAGAGAGTTGGAAGCGTACAGCTGCAAAACCTTTTGCAACATAGCCTCGAGCCCAGGCTTATCACCATCTTTCTTTGCCTGCTCATTATAGTCAATATACTGTTGAGTCTTAACTCTTACTATGTAAAAGTAATTACAGCCAACAGAGTGAAATGTAAAAGTATTTATCATAAAGAAAATACACCCTAAACCAAGCATAGCAGTGTTTATACAAATACCCCAAAAGTACCACCAAGTATTTAGGAATGAAAAATAGTAACTAACACACTTTGTACCTCTTTGACTAACAAGAATTAGAAAACTAAGACAAGTTTTAAGGATAGTATAGATAGAAGGCAATGTTGGCTAttattagagaaaagaatacctACTGACAAAATAAATTATTACAGGTTAAATAAAAATCAGTGGAAGTGAAAAACAGTCTCACTTGTCTTAGTTGAGCACTAACTTCAGCAAGGAACCCTTCATCCAGCTGTCCTACTTGGCCCCTTTGATTTATTTCCTAATGATAAGTATTACAATTTTAAACAATTAGACAAGATTTGCTGAAAACATACATTTAAGATCAAAACAACCCACTAGCagtaataaaatatcaaaatcaaaGCTAGCCATTTAGAAGAGAAAAAATACTACATATAAAAATTTGTAGTTCTGCAGAGTTATTCACCATTTCCATCTCAAGTTACAACATGGTGCTCTTTTCAATTAAGCTTCCattacaaaaattaaaagaatacaCGGGCATATTATATTATTCTTTTTCCTTTAGTTCCCATGACATTATTGATTGTGGTAAGACAtgtggttggacctaactcaaccctacaaaaccggcttgtagggtgaggattgcccccacttataagcacatgttcagaTCATATATTGTCCAATGTGGGAGTCTTAACAAATTGTTTAATATTCTCAATGACATTAGTCATTTGGCCTCATAACTCATAAGTCTTGTCTAATTGATATCCTAAAAAAAGGTTTCGCCTAATTGATTTTTCACGAAAACATGAAGGTAAATTAAGCTTAACTTTAATAGAGTAACATAACTAATGTATGATTACCCTAGTCGTGGTATATGGAAGGGCAGAAATACAGCATAGTTTACCTTCCAGTGAAACACGCCACTCTAGCTAAAATCAGTGAGAAACAGAACTCACCGTTTCCATCAATTTGAGTGCTTGAGGATCTCGGGGAGGCCAAGAAATCTCTCCTTCGTCATTAACAACAGATTTTAGAACTCCCTTCAAGACATCTGTTGCAGACTCTATCTTTTCCTGCAAAGCAAGTAGTAACAAGATTATGGTCCAAAGAAGCACTAAAGAAAACAAACATTTAACAATAATCAGGTAAGTGAAGAGCTGAGATATACCTTAGTCTTATTAACCACAAGATCCACCACACTCATAACCGTTGTAGCCAATTCTTCATAATCTTTCTGCAAACCAACAataaacagaagaaaaaaaacagcggGAAAATTAACAAAAGACCTATACAGAAACCGTCCATAGAAACACTGTCAGAAATTCAAAAGTGTACTTTATCATCCTCAGATTTACAAGTATCCGATCTTGCAGCTAGTCGTATCCAGAACTCTGGATTAAAAGCGAGAATGTTTTCAACAACGAGTTTCTGAAGCTGTTTTCAAACAAAGCCAATATCAACAATCATCATCCAAAATCGATCAATTAATAGCAATACGTATCTCACATTCTGAAGTATCATTTCATAGCATATAACTATACAACAATAAAAAATCGATTACCACAATTATTATAGTATATCAAACTCGAACAAAGTTCCTCGAATACATATTTTTCGAATGCAAATTACTAAGCACGATTTTCTAAAAAAGGAGTTAGAACTTCATACTTCGCGAGGATTAGCTTCTCTAAGCATGTCAATGAGTTTATCAAGCTCAACAGTTTTCTTAAAAGTGCCTTCCGCTTCTCGATTGGCTGCACACATGAAAGTTGTCCTGCTTTTAGATCCAAAGACGCGATTTCAAATTTTCGATTTCGAATAGCTTAATCAAATATTAGAAAGTGAATGTAAACCTCTCGGATTACAAAATGCAGTAACATCGAGCATGAATGGTGGTATAGTAAACTACCTCCTTCTGGAATTCAAATTAAACAGTGTAAGGTTCTTCAAGCTAGGTCCGTGGTTGTAGAGATTCTGGATTTTCCGATTTTGAAGCGGTGCATGCTAAATTAAGCGCAGAGATTAATTGGAGAGCGTTAAATGAAAGGCATAAGGTAAAAATGGAGATAACGTACTTGTTGTTGtggaaatgatgatgatgaatgtgaATTGGGAAAATAGGAGTGAGTATAAGCGGAAGCGGAGATAGAGAAGGCGTTCATTCTCATTGTAGGGATCAGGATTGGGGGATAGTTAGTTCGGTGGCGGGAGAAAGCTCTCAAGTGACCCTTTGCGTATCCAAATCCTAACCATACAACTCTATCACTTCtctccatttttttttaattctattattattttattgttattcaaaaaatactattttctaattttattctattattttttttgacaAGATTTTATTCTATGGGATTAATGGTTATGCACTCTCAGtttaaaaagttttacactgtcagtccACCACaacatttataattattattttatatataattaaaataaaagtcaaacatgaCTTAAAATCTGATAGTTATAATTTATTGACAGATGTATTTTCATTAAATTCTTATTCTATTACTTAATGAaaccaaaacaaaatattttatttatgtcaattttttttttttttatgaaaaatgcaTCGTATTTATATACATACAAGGTatggattttattattttaataatttatcttgtcttgatgtttatgtaagaaatatttttttgggtTAAATTTTACAGTGTAGAAAAAATTGTCAAAATAACAttttttggcttaattgcaactttagttcctctattttatttattttttattttggtccCTACATTTTAAATTCTCCGATTTTGGTCTATTTTTTAAACTTTGGTCCACATCTTAACCATTATTGAGAGCAAAATTTTAGGTTTTTGCATTTTAACATTATACCCAAACAAAAAGAAACCAAAAAACCGCTTACGTGGAATTTctgtaaataaaaaatgaaaaaagaaaaaaactagcTCCCACATCATCGTCGTTAGCTACATAGGCGTTTTTGTACATAATTTTGACGTCAGGGACCAACGCCAACAAAAAGTGAATATATAGGGACTTGTAGCACAAAAAAATACAGGAACCAAAATTAAAAACTCGCTAACTCATAGTTatcaaaagactatttaagcctttattttatttgtcaattttaattttaattttatttctcttgAAACTACTTAGGGTATCTGATTGTGTAATCTATACGTAGTGTAGGATTG from Vicia villosa cultivar HV-30 ecotype Madison, WI unplaced genomic scaffold, Vvil1.0 ctg.000628F_1_1_3, whole genome shotgun sequence encodes the following:
- the LOC131629990 gene encoding uncharacterized protein LOC131629990 isoform X3, producing MLDVTAFCNPRANREAEGTFKKTVELDKLIDMLREANPRELQKLVVENILAFNPEFWIRLAARSDTCKSEDDKKDYEELATTVMSVVDLVVNKTKEKIESATDVLKGVLKSVVNDEGEISWPPRDPQALKLMETEINQRGQVGQLDEGFLAEVSAQLRQAKKDGDKPGLEAMLQKVLQLYASNSLSKRSYAMKGKEVLKDEQFLETIIQAPEHEWNGILINGLTIGAGDVSPEELFAVLKKRMERTLIRTEGGSYQQRILTEYLKGIETRAHEIVQVLQSQGKPQ
- the LOC131629990 gene encoding uncharacterized protein LOC131629990 isoform X1, which translates into the protein MRMNAFSISASAYTHSYFPNSHSSSSFPQQQHAPLQNRKIQNLYNHGPSLKNLTLFNLNSRRSRTTFMCAANREAEGTFKKTVELDKLIDMLREANPRELQKLVVENILAFNPEFWIRLAARSDTCKSEDDKKDYEELATTVMSVVDLVVNKTKEKIESATDVLKGVLKSVVNDEGEISWPPRDPQALKLMETEINQRGQVGQLDEGFLAEVSAQLRQAKKDGDKPGLEAMLQKVLQLYASNSLSKRSYAMKGKEVLKDEQFLETIIQAPEHEWNGILINGLTIGAGDVSPEELFAVLKKRMERTLIRTEGGSYQQRILTEYLKGIETRAHEIVQVLQSQGKPQ
- the LOC131629990 gene encoding uncharacterized protein LOC131629990 isoform X2; translated protein: MRMNAFSISASAYTHSYFPNSHSSSSFPQQQHAPLQNRKIQNLYNHGPSLKNLTLFNLNSRRRTTFMCAANREAEGTFKKTVELDKLIDMLREANPRELQKLVVENILAFNPEFWIRLAARSDTCKSEDDKKDYEELATTVMSVVDLVVNKTKEKIESATDVLKGVLKSVVNDEGEISWPPRDPQALKLMETEINQRGQVGQLDEGFLAEVSAQLRQAKKDGDKPGLEAMLQKVLQLYASNSLSKRSYAMKGKEVLKDEQFLETIIQAPEHEWNGILINGLTIGAGDVSPEELFAVLKKRMERTLIRTEGGSYQQRILTEYLKGIETRAHEIVQVLQSQGKPQ